The Rhizobium grahamii DNA window TCGATGCTTGTGATGGCGTGATGGACAAGATCGGCAAGCCGCGCGGCCTTATTGCTTACGCGACTTTGAGCGAGTACGCCAATAACATGACGATCGCGACCGACAATGGTCGCCTGCCAGTGCAGCCTGGGTTGGTCCGCAAAGCGGACGGCACCTTTGTTGATCAGATCAGGCATTTCAACTGGCGGATCATCTTCCGTCCTCGCGTCGTCTTCTACGCCACGGTATGGTGCATGATCGGCGTGGGAATGATCGTCCATCTGGCGATGCGCGAACGGCTGGAATTGAATGTCGTCCATGACCGAAACCCGCAATACGTGCTCGAAAGTGACGGGTCCATCCGCAACGGCTACACGATCCGCGTCCTCAACATGGTTCCCAGGCCGCGAAAGATCGAGTTAAGCATCACCGGCTTGGACGGCGCGACGATGCGTATCCCCGAGCTGGGCAAGCAGGAAAGCAGAAGCTTCACGATCGACGCCGCGCCGGATGCGGCGACGACCCTCAAAGTCTTCGTGACGCGGCACTCTGCGAGCGCTCCGGTTTCGGAGTTCCTGCTCTCAATCGAAGACAACGGCCACTCGGACCGCGCGACGTACCGAGCCTCATTCAACACCCCTGGAGCAGAACAATGACTTCGGTTTCGAAAGGATTCACTGGCAAGCACATGCTTTTGACGACGTGCGGATTCTTTGCGGTTGTCGTTTCGGTGAACGTGACGATGGCATGGTTTGCCTCGTCGAGCTGGAGCGGCCTGGTCGTCGAAAACACCTATGTCGCGAGCCAGCAGTTCAATCAGAAGGCTTCCGCAATAAAGGCAATGGTGGCAACGGGCGTTACGGGCGCGATCTCACTGCACGACAATGTCTTCACTTACAAGCTCCACAATCGCGATGGCTCT harbors:
- a CDS encoding FixH family protein, whose translation is MTSVSKGFTGKHMLLTTCGFFAVVVSVNVTMAWFASSSWSGLVVENTYVASQQFNQKASAIKAMVATGVTGAISLHDNVFTYKLHNRDGSPAQADEVEAHFRRPVGDHEDFIESLTLVERGRFEANRHVPSGDWIVELISKRDGVVVMHEAQRFDTAGFGQ